One Aerococcus urinaeequi DNA segment encodes these proteins:
- a CDS encoding glycosyltransferase family 2 protein, translating into MTFEANLISIVTPVYNAERFIAETIKSVQAQEYTNWELLLVNDQSTDNSQFIIEEFAIEDNRIKVINLAENSGAAVARNTGIAASKGQYIAFVDSDDAWDSDKLIRQIAFMQKGGIAFSYTDFRLVDEQGNVLKEKANVPLSLDYTGLLKNTAIACSTVMIDREQIGDFRMPLVRKGQDTATWLQIMRETGIKAYGITLPLNSYRQVAGSISSDRIGALKRTWNTYYNLEKLPLPKASYYFASYVMNAILRRL; encoded by the coding sequence ATGACATTCGAAGCTAATTTAATTTCAATAGTAACGCCTGTTTATAACGCTGAACGATTTATTGCTGAAACGATTAAAAGTGTTCAAGCGCAAGAATATACCAATTGGGAATTATTATTGGTTAATGACCAGTCAACAGATAATAGTCAATTTATCATTGAAGAATTTGCAATAGAAGATAATCGGATTAAAGTGATTAATCTAGCCGAAAATTCTGGGGCAGCAGTTGCTCGCAATACGGGTATCGCTGCAAGTAAGGGCCAATACATCGCCTTTGTTGACTCAGATGATGCCTGGGACAGTGATAAATTAATTCGTCAAATTGCTTTCATGCAAAAGGGCGGTATTGCCTTCTCGTACACTGACTTTCGATTAGTGGATGAACAGGGAAATGTTTTAAAAGAAAAAGCTAACGTACCTTTATCATTAGATTATACTGGCTTACTAAAAAATACAGCTATTGCTTGTTCAACGGTGATGATTGACCGGGAACAAATTGGTGATTTTAGAATGCCACTAGTACGCAAAGGGCAAGATACTGCAACATGGTTACAGATTATGCGAGAAACCGGGATTAAAGCTTACGGTATTACCTTACCACTGAATTCCTACAGACAAGTTGCAGGATCAATCTCTAGTGATAGAATTGGTGCACTGAAACGTACTTGGAATACCTATTACAATCTTGAAAAATTACCCTTACCTAAAGCAAGTTACTACTTTGCATCATATGTTATGAATGCAATTTTAAGAAGACTATAA
- a CDS encoding glycosyltransferase family 2 protein has product MLTIVVPCHNEEKSIPLFFEAVEAQKDKMDAVFEYIFVNDGSKDQTFNVIKDLARTYSHVHYIHFSRNFGKEAAMFAGLKKAKGDFVSVMDADLQDPPELLPQMFNMLQMNSDLDCVGTRRVDRDGESVTRSIFAKTFYKLMDKISDAQLVDGARDYRMMRRQMVDAILTLTEYNRFSKGLFTWVGFNTEYLTFHNRERVAGKTSWSFKQLFHYSIEGIIDFSDLPLSIATYLGTISCIIAILSIIVIILRTLIFGDPTQGWPSLASIILLLGGIQLLCIGIIGKYVGKIYLETKNRPLYIIKDTDINDQQSHQEHEEE; this is encoded by the coding sequence GTGTTAACAATAGTTGTGCCTTGCCATAATGAAGAAAAAAGTATTCCACTATTTTTTGAAGCGGTCGAAGCTCAAAAAGACAAAATGGATGCTGTATTCGAATATATTTTTGTCAACGATGGGTCAAAAGATCAAACATTTAATGTTATAAAAGACTTAGCCCGTACCTATAGTCACGTCCATTATATTCATTTTTCGCGAAATTTCGGTAAAGAGGCGGCGATGTTTGCGGGTTTAAAAAAAGCTAAAGGTGATTTTGTGTCTGTTATGGATGCAGATTTACAGGACCCACCAGAGCTTCTGCCACAAATGTTTAATATGTTACAGATGAACTCAGACTTAGACTGCGTGGGGACGAGACGTGTTGATAGAGACGGGGAATCTGTTACTCGATCAATATTTGCAAAAACTTTTTATAAATTAATGGACAAAATTTCAGATGCCCAATTAGTGGATGGCGCGCGTGATTATCGTATGATGCGACGCCAAATGGTAGATGCTATTCTGACATTAACGGAGTATAATCGGTTTTCAAAAGGTTTGTTCACTTGGGTAGGATTTAACACAGAGTATTTAACCTTTCATAATCGCGAACGCGTAGCAGGTAAAACATCTTGGTCTTTTAAGCAACTATTCCATTATTCAATCGAAGGGATTATTGACTTTTCTGATTTACCTTTATCTATTGCGACCTATTTAGGAACAATTTCTTGTATTATAGCCATCTTGTCGATTATTGTGATTATATTACGGACACTTATTTTTGGTGACCCAACACAAGGTTGGCCGTCATTGGCTTCCATTATTTTACTATTAGGTGGAATCCAACTTCTATGTATTGGAATTATTGGCAAGTATGTTGGGAAAATCTATTTAGAAACTAAGAATAGGCCTTTATATATTATTAAAGATACAGATATAAATGACCAACAATCACACCAAGAGCATGAAGAAGAATAG
- a CDS encoding nucleotide sugar dehydrogenase has protein sequence MSIYQELVNKETSLSIIGLGYVGMPIGIAFAKKIKTIGYDYNKEKIDLYLKGQDPTKEVGDQAIKETSLQFTNNPEDLKNAKFHIVAVPTPINHDKTPNLHPVTSATKTLGQNLTRGSYVIYESTVYPGVTEDVCIPILEEESGLKHGLDFQVGYSPERINPGDKVNTLENIVKIVSAANYDAVDEIAKVYELVIKAGIHKAPSIKVAEAAKVVENSQRDINIAFMNELALVFDRMGIDSKDVVDAMNTKWNALGFTPGLVGGHCIGVDPYYFIYEAENLGYHSQIVASGRKINDDMGRYIADKVLKKLVIAGKNPKESNVVILGLTFKEHTPDTRNSKVDDIITRLREYNMEPTVVDSWANPADAKKEYNVDLTELSDVRDADCIILAVGHDEFKTLSLNEFDALYKSDIPNDEKIMIDVKSVLDKQAFIDNGYTYWRL, from the coding sequence ATGAGTATTTATCAAGAGCTAGTAAATAAAGAAACAAGCCTTTCCATTATTGGTTTAGGCTATGTAGGTATGCCTATTGGGATTGCTTTTGCTAAAAAAATTAAAACGATTGGTTATGATTATAATAAAGAAAAAATTGACCTATATTTAAAAGGCCAAGATCCAACCAAAGAAGTTGGCGATCAAGCAATCAAAGAAACAAGTCTTCAATTCACTAACAACCCTGAGGATTTAAAGAATGCTAAGTTCCATATTGTTGCAGTGCCAACGCCTATCAACCATGATAAGACACCGAACTTGCATCCAGTAACTTCAGCTACAAAAACACTAGGTCAAAACTTGACTAGGGGCTCATATGTTATTTATGAATCAACTGTTTATCCTGGAGTCACAGAAGATGTTTGTATTCCAATTCTTGAAGAAGAATCTGGATTAAAACATGGTCTAGATTTCCAGGTAGGCTATTCACCTGAACGAATCAATCCAGGAGACAAGGTAAATACGTTAGAAAATATCGTAAAAATAGTCTCAGCAGCAAATTATGATGCTGTAGATGAAATTGCTAAAGTATATGAGTTGGTAATTAAAGCTGGCATTCATAAAGCACCAAGTATCAAGGTTGCTGAAGCGGCTAAAGTAGTGGAAAATAGTCAACGAGATATCAATATTGCTTTCATGAATGAACTTGCTTTAGTGTTTGATCGCATGGGTATTGATTCCAAAGATGTTGTAGATGCTATGAATACTAAGTGGAATGCCTTAGGTTTTACACCAGGTTTAGTTGGTGGGCATTGTATTGGCGTAGATCCTTATTATTTTATTTATGAAGCGGAAAATTTAGGTTATCATAGCCAAATTGTTGCTTCGGGCCGTAAAATTAATGATGACATGGGTCGTTATATTGCAGATAAAGTTCTAAAGAAATTAGTCATCGCTGGGAAAAATCCGAAAGAGTCAAATGTTGTCATTCTTGGACTAACATTTAAAGAACATACACCAGACACACGAAATTCCAAAGTAGATGATATTATTACTCGTTTACGAGAATATAATATGGAACCAACTGTGGTAGACTCGTGGGCAAATCCAGCAGATGCTAAAAAAGAATACAATGTTGATTTAACTGAGTTATCTGATGTGAGAGATGCAGACTGTATTATTTTAGCAGTGGGACATGACGAATTTAAAACTTTATCACTAAACGAATTTGATGCACTTTACAAATCGGATATACCAAACGATGAAAAAATTATGATTGACGTGAAGAGTGTATTAGATAAACAAGCCTTTATAGACAATGGCTACACCTATTGGAGACTATAA
- the map gene encoding type I methionyl aminopeptidase, producing the protein MITLKSAREIEGMKKAGALLASIHEQLRPMMVPGVTTMEIEAFFDKKITEAGAIREQVGFEGYEYVTCVSINDEICHGFPAPNRALKDGDIVSVDTVLSLDGYFADSCWTYGIGQVDEEGQRLMDVTKKALELGIEQARVGNRIGDIGAAIQTYVESQGFSVVREFVGHGIQPTMHEGPSVPHFGVAGKGQRLRAGMTITIEPMVNTGKWQSQMDANGWTARTIDGGRSAQYEHTLAITEDGPIILTQQKD; encoded by the coding sequence ATGATAACATTAAAATCTGCCCGTGAAATAGAAGGCATGAAAAAAGCAGGGGCTTTATTAGCAAGTATCCATGAACAATTGCGTCCAATGATGGTACCAGGCGTTACCACAATGGAAATTGAAGCCTTTTTTGATAAAAAAATTACTGAAGCAGGCGCTATCCGTGAACAAGTTGGCTTTGAAGGCTATGAGTATGTGACATGTGTATCCATTAATGATGAAATTTGTCACGGCTTCCCAGCACCTAACCGTGCTTTAAAAGATGGCGATATCGTCAGTGTCGATACCGTCTTATCATTAGACGGCTATTTTGCTGATTCTTGCTGGACATACGGTATTGGCCAAGTGGATGAAGAGGGTCAACGACTAATGGACGTAACGAAGAAAGCCTTAGAATTAGGGATTGAGCAAGCACGTGTTGGTAACCGTATTGGAGATATCGGTGCGGCAATTCAAACATATGTTGAAAGCCAAGGTTTTTCAGTTGTGCGTGAGTTCGTGGGTCACGGTATTCAACCAACTATGCACGAAGGACCATCTGTACCGCATTTTGGTGTAGCTGGAAAAGGACAACGTTTACGTGCTGGCATGACGATTACTATTGAACCAATGGTCAACACCGGTAAATGGCAATCACAAATGGACGCTAACGGTTGGACTGCCCGCACAATTGACGGCGGACGTTCAGCGCAGTACGAGCATACCTTAGCCATCACTGAAGATGGTCCAATTATTTTAACGCAACAAAAAGATTAA
- a CDS encoding GtrA family protein, with protein sequence MKKIVHQFIKFGVVGIIASIIDFGLLAIFTEFLGIHYLVSAAISFIVATIFNYIASMKFVFESRYEKERKHQELFIFVILSLVGLGLNQVLMWFFVEITVLHYIIAKVLATVLVMAWNFISRKIWLEK encoded by the coding sequence ATGAAGAAAATTGTCCATCAGTTTATCAAATTTGGTGTTGTAGGAATCATTGCCTCAATCATTGATTTCGGTTTGTTAGCAATTTTTACAGAATTCCTAGGTATTCATTATCTGGTTTCTGCAGCTATCTCTTTTATTGTGGCAACTATTTTTAATTACATTGCTTCAATGAAATTTGTATTTGAGAGTCGATATGAAAAAGAGCGGAAGCATCAAGAGTTGTTTATTTTTGTCATCCTATCCTTAGTAGGATTGGGATTAAATCAAGTATTGATGTGGTTCTTTGTCGAAATAACAGTTCTGCACTACATTATTGCAAAAGTTTTAGCTACGGTTCTAGTTATGGCTTGGAACTTTATTTCACGGAAGATATGGTTAGAAAAATAG
- a CDS encoding LCP family protein — protein sequence MTKQDNQNNQAPSRRDNKKVNSFNLKALRSSKWLPKEKKTYWILGAAAVVVVICAIAFKVYADISGFGSDIYEDVNSAQLRDADAQLKNGEPITILLTGLDSGALYYEDVEETQTDVMMVFTINPKTNESTVVSIPRDALGVQSDTDEFDKLNHAYMNYNGIEGTINSLQRYLDMPIDYYVNVNMQGFMDVIDALGGVDITPTLTFTQNDVSFTEGETRTLSGIEAMQYVRMRKSDPEGDIGREKRQQQLIEAVVDKVISLGTITNYNDILDAVGDDIKTNITVDNMFALQSNYLAAMDNLNKLVFDDYVDLNLDFGYYMLIPELERLENVSIMQDNIDYEATNSAIVYPVEYGVESTYFPVSDLNWDGVLTDDEMAIQPGVYSREDLNELVKYIFGYSINDYLESTGNTDLIDENEDQTIPTTLDDELLEQITAGFDPSGTVTEDTSSDLDTYGDPTTEEDTGTYYDSSTYSETSDYTDTYSDTYSDEAPATSESMTVPEEIVPETSQEAPDTSEAPVTFEEPVTDMPVEYSTVTE from the coding sequence ATGACAAAGCAAGATAATCAAAATAATCAAGCCCCTAGTCGCCGCGATAATAAAAAAGTGAATTCATTCAATTTAAAGGCTCTTAGATCCTCAAAATGGTTACCCAAAGAAAAGAAAACCTATTGGATCTTAGGTGCCGCGGCTGTGGTAGTCGTTATATGTGCGATTGCTTTTAAAGTATATGCTGATATTTCAGGATTCGGTTCTGATATTTATGAGGATGTGAATTCAGCGCAACTTCGTGATGCAGATGCCCAATTAAAAAATGGCGAACCGATTACTATTTTACTAACAGGCCTTGATAGTGGGGCGCTTTATTACGAGGATGTTGAGGAGACGCAGACGGATGTAATGATGGTCTTCACCATTAATCCAAAGACCAACGAATCAACTGTCGTATCTATTCCAAGGGATGCCTTAGGGGTCCAAAGTGATACGGATGAATTTGATAAATTAAACCATGCTTATATGAATTATAATGGGATTGAAGGGACAATCAACTCCCTACAACGCTATTTAGATATGCCAATTGATTATTATGTGAATGTCAATATGCAAGGGTTTATGGACGTGATTGATGCCTTGGGTGGTGTGGATATTACGCCAACCTTAACTTTTACTCAAAATGACGTTTCATTTACAGAAGGCGAAACACGTACCTTATCTGGCATAGAAGCAATGCAATACGTACGGATGCGTAAATCGGATCCTGAAGGTGATATTGGCCGTGAAAAACGACAACAGCAATTAATCGAAGCGGTAGTAGATAAGGTCATTTCACTTGGAACAATTACCAATTACAATGACATCTTAGATGCCGTAGGTGATGATATTAAAACAAATATTACAGTGGATAATATGTTTGCCTTGCAGTCAAATTACTTAGCAGCCATGGATAATTTAAATAAATTAGTCTTTGATGACTATGTTGACCTAAACCTAGATTTTGGTTACTACATGTTAATTCCAGAATTAGAGCGTTTAGAAAATGTATCCATCATGCAAGACAACATCGATTATGAAGCAACCAATTCAGCCATCGTTTATCCTGTAGAGTATGGGGTGGAATCAACCTACTTCCCAGTGTCTGACTTGAATTGGGATGGCGTCTTAACAGATGATGAGATGGCCATTCAACCAGGGGTATATTCAAGAGAAGATTTGAATGAACTGGTCAAATATATCTTTGGTTATTCAATTAATGACTACTTAGAATCAACAGGGAACACAGACTTGATCGATGAAAATGAAGATCAAACGATTCCAACCACTTTAGATGATGAATTGCTAGAACAGATTACTGCTGGCTTTGACCCAAGTGGCACTGTGACTGAGGATACAAGTAGTGACTTGGATACATACGGTGACCCAACTACGGAAGAAGATACGGGAACATATTACGATTCATCTACTTATTCGGAAACATCCGATTATACAGATACATATAGCGATACTTATAGTGATGAAGCACCGGCAACATCAGAATCAATGACAGTACCTGAAGAAATCGTGCCGGAAACGAGTCAAGAAGCACCTGACACTTCAGAAGCGCCGGTTACATTTGAAGAACCAGTGACCGATATGCCTGTTGAATACAGTACCGTTACAGAATAA
- a CDS encoding GntR family transcriptional regulator encodes MGKTQKLEQVAYLHIKDQILSENWKSGFHIVEAFISEDLDISRSPIRAALSTLADEGFVDMIPYRGFFVGDNVPKVDFVAHRLRYELIISYRMLDQMIKQKVKGENYKNILDEKVLAVQNAYEHKNFDDFFTTSEALLKTILDIGKHDYLVNEALECSHTVMTAILEKYHTDEPKDFILDMYPFMMYLGDLVRLIVENRFNDARVLFEIIINYLKMQLPKETQEAFENIDTYRLA; translated from the coding sequence ATGGGAAAAACGCAAAAATTAGAACAAGTTGCCTACTTACATATTAAAGATCAAATACTTAGTGAAAACTGGAAATCCGGTTTTCATATTGTTGAAGCCTTTATTTCTGAAGATTTAGATATCAGTCGAAGCCCTATTCGTGCTGCTTTAAGTACCTTAGCAGATGAAGGCTTTGTAGATATGATTCCGTATCGCGGATTCTTCGTCGGAGATAATGTGCCGAAAGTTGACTTCGTAGCCCACCGTTTACGCTATGAATTAATTATCAGTTACCGGATGTTGGATCAAATGATTAAACAAAAGGTTAAAGGTGAAAACTACAAGAATATTTTAGATGAGAAAGTACTAGCGGTACAGAATGCATATGAACACAAAAATTTTGATGACTTCTTTACAACTAGTGAAGCGTTGTTAAAAACAATTTTGGATATTGGTAAGCATGACTACCTAGTTAATGAAGCTTTAGAGTGTTCACATACTGTAATGACAGCTATTCTTGAGAAATACCATACGGATGAACCAAAAGATTTCATTTTGGATATGTATCCTTTCATGATGTACCTCGGTGACTTAGTACGGTTGATTGTAGAAAACCGCTTCAATGATGCACGTGTCTTATTTGAAATCATTATCAACTATCTGAAAATGCAACTACCAAAAGAAACACAAGAAGCTTTTGAAAATATCGATACTTACCGTTTAGCTTGA
- a CDS encoding aminopeptidase — translation MYMENFDQLLDKYANLLIEKGINVQKGDNVMIYIAIDQAPLAHFLAKHAYENGARRVHFTWKDDYTTRLNYEYQATEDLAEVADYTVARQEDLILNQKVSRLSIVSGDPDLLSGIDASKIDTVQTNHGQKLKVVRTATMNDQVKWTVAAAADYGWAKHVFPELAEDKQAATDALWDAIFKASRVYEADPVEAWNKHRDLLDEKAQKLNDKQFKKLHYTAPGTDLTLGLPEGHIWVSAQSFNPDGSPFIANMPTEEVFTAPDTNVMDGYVTSTKPLSYAGSTIEGIKVTFADGKIVDVTADKGEQIMKDLVFNNDGAQGLGEVALVPHKSPISQSNLTFYNTLFDENASNHLAIGAAYPTNVKGGTDMSEEELQAAGVNRSHVHVDFMIGSAEMDIDGIDADGNVFPIFRQGEWAF, via the coding sequence ATTTACATGGAGAATTTTGACCAATTATTAGACAAATATGCAAACCTATTAATCGAAAAAGGGATTAACGTACAAAAAGGCGACAATGTTATGATTTACATTGCCATCGACCAAGCACCCCTGGCCCACTTCTTAGCGAAACACGCTTATGAAAATGGCGCTCGCCGTGTACACTTTACTTGGAAAGATGACTACACTACCCGCTTAAACTACGAGTACCAAGCGACAGAAGATTTAGCGGAAGTTGCTGACTATACTGTAGCCCGCCAAGAAGATTTAATCTTAAACCAAAAAGTGTCACGCCTTTCAATCGTATCTGGTGACCCAGATTTACTAAGCGGTATTGATGCAAGTAAAATTGACACTGTTCAAACCAACCATGGTCAAAAATTAAAAGTTGTCCGTACTGCGACAATGAACGATCAAGTTAAATGGACAGTTGCAGCAGCTGCTGACTACGGCTGGGCGAAGCACGTTTTCCCTGAATTAGCTGAAGATAAACAAGCAGCAACAGACGCATTATGGGATGCCATCTTCAAAGCTAGTCGCGTATACGAAGCTGATCCAGTAGAAGCTTGGAACAAACACCGTGACTTGTTAGACGAAAAAGCACAAAAATTAAACGATAAACAATTCAAAAAATTACATTACACTGCACCTGGTACAGATTTAACATTAGGTTTACCTGAAGGTCACATCTGGGTATCTGCTCAAAGCTTTAACCCTGATGGTTCACCATTTATTGCTAATATGCCAACGGAAGAAGTCTTCACAGCACCAGATACAAACGTGATGGATGGTTATGTGACTTCAACAAAACCACTATCTTACGCGGGTTCTACAATTGAAGGCATCAAAGTAACTTTTGCAGACGGTAAAATTGTAGACGTTACAGCTGATAAAGGTGAGCAAATCATGAAAGATTTAGTCTTCAACAATGATGGTGCGCAAGGTTTAGGTGAAGTTGCCCTAGTGCCACATAAATCACCAATTTCTCAAAGTAACCTAACATTCTACAATACCCTATTTGATGAGAATGCTTCAAACCACTTGGCAATCGGTGCTGCTTACCCAACTAACGTTAAAGGCGGAACTGACATGTCAGAAGAAGAATTACAGGCAGCAGGCGTTAACCGTAGCCATGTTCACGTTGACTTCATGATTGGATCAGCTGAGATGGATATCGATGGTATCGATGCCGATGGTAATGTATTTCCTATCTTCAGACAAGGCGAATGGGCTTTCTAA
- a CDS encoding flavodoxin yields MPKALVTFASLTGNDEEIANIMTKSLVNLGIDARMVECQSVYATDFLEEDICVVVTYTYGAAADLPDEIVDLYEELSDVDLTGKIFATLGSGEYDYEEFCKSVDDFTEQFKQTGAIQAGEAVKIELYPEDEDIPLIEQLAQQCVDSYQQHQ; encoded by the coding sequence TTGCCAAAGGCACTAGTTACCTTTGCTTCTTTAACTGGAAACGATGAAGAAATAGCAAATATTATGACCAAATCCTTAGTTAATTTGGGCATAGATGCACGTATGGTGGAATGCCAATCTGTGTATGCGACCGATTTTCTAGAAGAGGATATCTGCGTTGTCGTGACCTATACATACGGTGCTGCTGCAGACTTACCAGATGAAATTGTAGACCTATACGAAGAATTGTCGGACGTTGATTTAACAGGTAAGATTTTCGCGACCTTAGGTTCAGGCGAATATGATTACGAAGAATTCTGTAAATCTGTTGATGATTTTACCGAACAATTCAAACAAACCGGTGCTATCCAAGCTGGTGAAGCTGTAAAGATTGAGTTGTATCCTGAAGATGAGGATATCCCTCTAATTGAACAACTTGCCCAGCAATGTGTAGATAGCTACCAACAACATCAATAA
- a CDS encoding polysaccharide biosynthesis protein yields the protein MKTLKNIINVAFSNIIGFGTSFIVGFILPTILTVADYGNYRQYTLYLSFTYLFHLGFADGIYIKYGGADPSSLDPETIQNEHNFANVFQLVMLILMLAVTIVTKNPVLILFSIVTFFNNVTTYHGNFFQATGQFSLFTKGSIFRSVSYIVMLLIGILVIQSDNYVFYIVLNVISYVLMYIYFEYNFIKRSGFNPKFTVADKLPIFKVGFLILLANMSLTFVGNIGNWVVNWNFPKEQFAYYSFQSSVLNVIILIVNAVALVFYNMISKTDNPKVAKVIKRLTLLLGIFGGLGFFVFKFIIEMFISKYTSSIELLSITFVAIPYIMISKILISNLYKAKRSERKYIRDSIAYAVLSFIFVYLAYFLTHSMVGIAWATTACYFLWYMYTSRVEFQTLKSDASEWGLIISHVVVFYLTANFMNIYMGFIVYAVYLAIILVVKRVELQDIFQQIIKMDEE from the coding sequence ATGAAAACACTAAAGAATATAATCAATGTAGCCTTTTCCAATATCATTGGATTTGGAACAAGTTTTATTGTTGGCTTTATTTTACCAACAATTTTGACCGTAGCTGACTATGGTAATTATCGACAATATACACTGTATCTTAGCTTTACCTACCTTTTCCATTTAGGCTTTGCGGATGGGATTTATATAAAATACGGTGGTGCAGATCCTAGCTCGCTAGATCCTGAAACGATTCAAAATGAGCATAATTTTGCGAATGTATTCCAACTGGTGATGTTGATCTTGATGTTAGCTGTAACAATAGTCACTAAAAATCCAGTACTAATATTATTTTCAATTGTGACATTTTTCAATAACGTGACAACTTATCATGGGAATTTCTTCCAAGCTACAGGTCAGTTTAGTCTCTTTACCAAAGGGTCAATTTTTAGAAGTGTTTCCTATATAGTGATGCTCTTGATTGGTATTTTAGTTATTCAATCAGATAATTATGTGTTTTATATTGTACTAAATGTTATTTCTTACGTTTTAATGTACATCTACTTTGAATATAATTTTATTAAGCGGTCTGGATTTAATCCAAAATTTACCGTAGCGGATAAGCTCCCAATATTTAAAGTTGGATTCCTTATCTTGTTAGCAAATATGTCACTGACATTTGTTGGGAATATTGGTAACTGGGTAGTCAATTGGAATTTCCCTAAAGAACAATTTGCTTATTATTCATTCCAGAGTTCAGTGTTGAATGTAATTATTTTAATTGTTAATGCCGTTGCATTAGTTTTCTATAATATGATTTCTAAAACAGATAACCCTAAAGTCGCTAAGGTTATTAAGCGATTAACACTACTATTAGGTATTTTTGGGGGATTAGGGTTCTTTGTATTTAAATTCATAATTGAAATGTTTATCAGTAAATATACATCGTCAATTGAACTACTATCGATTACCTTTGTGGCTATTCCTTATATTATGATTTCCAAGATTTTAATTTCTAATCTATATAAAGCAAAAAGAAGTGAACGCAAATATATCCGTGATTCTATCGCTTATGCTGTTCTATCCTTCATCTTTGTTTACCTAGCTTACTTCCTTACACATTCGATGGTAGGTATCGCGTGGGCAACAACGGCATGCTATTTCTTATGGTATATGTATACTTCTCGCGTAGAGTTTCAAACTTTGAAAAGTGATGCTAGTGAATGGGGGCTAATTATCAGTCATGTTGTAGTCTTTTATCTAACAGCTAACTTTATGAATATTTATATGGGGTTCATTGTTTATGCGGTGTACTTAGCTATTATTCTAGTGGTTAAGCGAGTAGAGTTACAAGATATCTTCCAACAAATTATAAAAATGGATGAAGAATAA